Below is a genomic region from Bacillus mycoides.
GCATCAAGGGCTCGAGAAAGTGATGAGTTTTTTAAATGGTTACGGTTTTGGAACAAAACTTTCTATTAAAATTTATCAGCAATATAAAGAGATGACATTAGAAGTGATTCGTAATAATCCGTATAAACTTATTGAAGAAGTGGACGGAATTGGATTTGGAAGAGCAGATGATATAGGGCGTGCAATCGGAATAACGGGCAATCACGACGACCGTGTACGTGCAGGGTGTTTTTATACGTTAGAGAATATTTCATTACAACTCGGTCACGTGTATATGGAAAAAGGTCAGCTTGTAAGAGAAACGATGTCACTTTTAAATAATCAAGAAGGCGGAGTGACTGAGGAAGATATTGTAGGCTGCGTTGAAATGATGCAAGGTGAAGGGAAAGTCATCATAGAAGAAGAGCGTGTGTATTTAGCTTCGTTATTTTACTCTGAAAAAGGCGTTGTAAAGTCCATTCGCAGGCTTATGAATCAAGAGGAAACCCCTGCATTTCCTGAAGCAGAAGTGTTAAAGACATTAGGTGAAATTGAAGAACAGCTAAAGGTACAGTATGCACCGCTTCAGCAAGAAGCAGTTCAAACTGCACTTCATAAGCCGATGATGTTATTAACAGGTGGACCAGGAACGGGGAAAACTACAGTTATTAAAGGAATTGTTGAAATGTATGCGTCGCTTCACGGGCTATCACTAAATCTAAATGAATATAGTGATGACAATCCATTTCCAATACTATTAACGGCTCCAACAGGAAGAGCAGCGAAGCGAATGAGTGAATCGACGGGGCTTCCGGCGTGCACAATTCATCGCCTGCTTGGATGGACGCCAGAAGGGTCTTTCCAGCGTAATGAAACAGACCCTGTTCAAGGGAAGCTCCTTATTATTGATGAGTTTTCGATGGTAGATATTTGGCTGGCAAATCAATTGTTTAAATCCTTGCCGACGAACATCCAAGTAATCGTTGTAGGTGATGAAGACCAATTACCATCGGTAGGACCTGGACAAGTGTTGAAAGATTTATTAAATGCAGGTGCCATTCCAACGGTAAAACTCACAGAAATTTATCGTCAGGCAGAAGGTTCGTCTGTTATTCAGCTTGCCCATGCGATAAAAGACGGGACGCTCCCGCCAGATTTAGCACAAAATAAAAAAGATCGTTCATTTATCAGCTGTGCAGGTGCTCAAATTGTTGAGGTTGTTAAAAAGGTTTGTGAAAATGCTAAGACAAAAGGCTTTAGTGCAAGAGATGTACAAGTATTGGCACCAATGTACCGCGGACCAGCAGGTATTAATGTGTTAAATGAAGCTCTTCAAGAAGTGTTTAATCCGAAAAAAGAAAAGAGTAAAGAAATTGCCTACGGTGACGTTGTATACCGCAGAGGTGATAAAGTACTTCAATTAGTCAATCAGCCGGAAAGCCAAGTGTTTAATGGTGATATTGGAGAAATTGTTTCAGTATTTTATGCGAAAGAAAATGTCGAGCAACAAGATATGATTATCGTTTCATTTGATGGAATTGAAGTAACATATACAAAGCCGGATTTAAATCAAATTACGCATGCCTATTGCTGCTCGATTCATAAATCGCAAGGTAGTGAATTCCCAATAGTTATTATGCCGATTGTAAAGAGCTACTACCGTATGTTACGTCGTAATTTAATTTACACGGGTATTACAAGGAGTAAGAAATTCCTTATTATTTGCGGGGAGGAAGCAGCGTTTCAATCCGGTGTAAATCGCCTTGATGATGCAATGCGTCAAACGACTTTAGCTGGCCGATTGCAAGAATCACAAGGAGAAGTGCAGATGGTGACGGTTAATGGTGAAGAAATGGACGTGGAAAACATTTCACCGTATGATTTCATGTAACAAGGTGAAATTATATAGTGAAACTTTCAAACGTATAACGTTGAAAGGCTCTAGCAATGTATAAATGAATGCAGTTTGGACATAATGGCGAATAGAATCTGGGAGACTGTAAGGAGATGGAAGCCATATGTTCAGTTGTCCAAATTGCAAAGGGAAAGACATCGGAAAAATAGGTGTCAACCAATTTTATTGCTGGAATTGTTATATCGAATTATCGGTTTCAAAGGGGAAAATCCATACACATCAAGTAGAGGAAGATGGTTCATTAAGCTCTCTTGATGATTTATTTGATGATAATGAAAGAACGATCGGATAACGAAAAGGGGGATTTACTTTGAATCTACGCAATTCATTAATCGCATTAGGTGTTGGAGCTGCAGCATATCAATATGCTCGCAAACAAGATGTATTCTCAAAACGCAATGTGAAAAAAGCACGTAAGATGATTAAGTCTTATTTATAAGGCGTAAAAAACTCCCTTCATGATAAGGGAGTTTTTTTATGCGCTTGTATGCAAATATAAAAGTCCGATTTCAGAGAAGAGATAAGATAAACCGTAGCATCCAACGCCAAGCATTCCATAATGCCATAAGTGCTTAGCTCTTTCCTTTCGCGAGGAACGAATAAAGAAGCCTTTCCAAATACCAAACCCGATACAAATCCATTCAAGAA
It encodes:
- a CDS encoding ATP-dependent RecD-like DNA helicase translates to MGNQHAMDLFEEEKKFIKAQVLHTIFHNEENLYSVVSMKVIETNETYDEKKVMINGHFPRMHEDEVFTLTGHFKDHPKYGKQYLVETFKKELPQTKAGMVQYLASDLFKGIGKRTAEKIVDHLGEHAISKIMDDPDALSGVVNKQKAQEIYETIIEHQGLEKVMSFLNGYGFGTKLSIKIYQQYKEMTLEVIRNNPYKLIEEVDGIGFGRADDIGRAIGITGNHDDRVRAGCFYTLENISLQLGHVYMEKGQLVRETMSLLNNQEGGVTEEDIVGCVEMMQGEGKVIIEEERVYLASLFYSEKGVVKSIRRLMNQEETPAFPEAEVLKTLGEIEEQLKVQYAPLQQEAVQTALHKPMMLLTGGPGTGKTTVIKGIVEMYASLHGLSLNLNEYSDDNPFPILLTAPTGRAAKRMSESTGLPACTIHRLLGWTPEGSFQRNETDPVQGKLLIIDEFSMVDIWLANQLFKSLPTNIQVIVVGDEDQLPSVGPGQVLKDLLNAGAIPTVKLTEIYRQAEGSSVIQLAHAIKDGTLPPDLAQNKKDRSFISCAGAQIVEVVKKVCENAKTKGFSARDVQVLAPMYRGPAGINVLNEALQEVFNPKKEKSKEIAYGDVVYRRGDKVLQLVNQPESQVFNGDIGEIVSVFYAKENVEQQDMIIVSFDGIEVTYTKPDLNQITHAYCCSIHKSQGSEFPIVIMPIVKSYYRMLRRNLIYTGITRSKKFLIICGEEAAFQSGVNRLDDAMRQTTLAGRLQESQGEVQMVTVNGEEMDVENISPYDFM
- a CDS encoding YrzQ family protein, whose product is MNLRNSLIALGVGAAAYQYARKQDVFSKRNVKKARKMIKSYL